Proteins from a genomic interval of Sphingobacterium sp. SYP-B4668:
- a CDS encoding PLDc N-terminal domain-containing protein produces the protein MNLSIAGIGTQELIVVLPIMIIYFYCLFHAATNREIPGMHRLIWFFVILSVPLLGGIAYWFIGRGADKPRFKM, from the coding sequence ATGAACTTATCAATAGCTGGCATCGGAACACAAGAGCTCATTGTGGTACTCCCCATAATGATAATCTATTTTTATTGCCTGTTTCATGCTGCGACAAATCGAGAAATCCCAGGAATGCATCGACTAATTTGGTTCTTTGTGATTCTCAGCGTCCCCTTGCTAGGTGGTATCGCATACTGGTTTATAGGGCGTGGAGCTGACAAACCAAGATTTAAGATGTAA
- a CDS encoding M16 family metallopeptidase: MSVLLKAFKAVTICFICWFSTGAAVCSPALLDSVPTDPDVRIGVLKNGFTYYIRQNKEPKERAVLYLVNKVGSVLEEDHEQGLAHFLEHMNFKGTTHFPKNEMIDLLERMGVKFGADLNAYTGFEETVYQLPIPTSTPEMTAKGIEILRDWASGTLIDSHEMETERGVILEEKRQRQDVSMRIQRQLLPVLLNKAKYIDRFPIGTEEVISGASRQTLFDFFKRWYRPDLQAFIAVGDFDVDQVQEQVIQQFGKLSNPLDKVDRPVYGIKLEGANQFATILDPEYTRYTIQINTKHYRDDSSDADGLHRQLLIGMYNYMIQNRISELNKQERPPFISASSSIGHLFQNVDAVTTVVNVKHDGHEIGFKALLTEIERAKRYGFSASELQRTKDVILNYQEKAYNEKDKQTSQGFVDDYVKHFLQGESIPSQEFLYQYYQREVPLVTLADIQGLVDRYYVDTNQDILVMGPEKDKTTLPTHQDIDLWIREVRDMELAAYQDLDVSAQLMSPLKASPSVQSTSFDKKTGTTHFRLHNGIHVYLKTTAFKNDEINVYAFSPGGYSQYPEVDYQSAVNAVGMVTSSGVGQWDSKSLPKLLAGKIAGVSPYISERFEGFQAQSSKRNLEDMFQLMYLYGTAPRLDSLQFQGLISNYKSSLTNRYDNPQNVFADTVNAILGRYHPRRTGPSLAKVEQIDVNRSYAIYQERFQDFSDFSFIVVGNITAEELVPMLDTYLSNLPVTNRKEKGTELVIPSPTGFLKKEIHANKENKATVQLVFSGRYKYSPRHNMVMNALEQILEFRMTDRLRKKESGVYSPGVSVSYSNKPSEEYRIGISFGCDPNRVDELIAAVEEEITRLQAEGPTADEVQKFIAEKKVSNQTLRASNKYWVSYLLGTYRDKASPDRQQLNDGLLESLTPANIRKNSSRFLSKKNYQQFILLPHQDIL; the protein is encoded by the coding sequence ATGAGTGTATTATTGAAAGCTTTCAAAGCCGTAACGATTTGTTTCATATGTTGGTTCAGCACCGGTGCAGCAGTATGCTCACCGGCACTGCTGGACTCTGTTCCTACCGATCCAGATGTCCGAATCGGCGTATTGAAAAATGGTTTTACCTACTACATTAGGCAGAATAAAGAACCCAAGGAGCGCGCAGTTTTATATTTGGTCAATAAGGTTGGATCCGTATTGGAAGAAGACCACGAGCAAGGACTTGCACATTTCCTTGAGCATATGAATTTTAAGGGAACTACCCATTTTCCAAAAAATGAGATGATCGATCTATTAGAGCGAATGGGCGTCAAGTTCGGCGCCGATCTCAATGCCTATACCGGATTTGAAGAGACAGTCTATCAACTGCCTATCCCCACATCTACCCCTGAGATGACGGCCAAGGGGATAGAAATCCTGCGTGATTGGGCCTCAGGTACACTGATAGATTCCCACGAGATGGAGACAGAAAGAGGTGTCATCTTGGAGGAGAAACGGCAACGGCAAGATGTAAGTATGCGTATCCAACGACAACTTCTTCCTGTATTGCTCAATAAGGCCAAGTATATCGATCGTTTCCCGATTGGTACCGAAGAGGTCATTTCCGGAGCCAGTAGACAGACTTTGTTCGATTTTTTCAAGCGATGGTATCGTCCCGATCTTCAGGCATTTATTGCCGTCGGAGATTTTGATGTAGATCAGGTCCAAGAGCAGGTTATCCAACAATTTGGAAAGCTTAGTAACCCTTTGGATAAGGTCGATAGACCTGTATACGGTATTAAGCTCGAGGGTGCCAATCAATTTGCTACTATACTCGATCCTGAGTATACACGCTACACCATCCAAATCAACACTAAGCATTATCGTGACGATAGCTCTGACGCAGATGGTTTACATCGTCAGCTTCTGATTGGCATGTACAATTATATGATTCAAAATAGGATTTCCGAGTTGAATAAGCAAGAGCGTCCTCCTTTCATCTCTGCAAGCAGCTCCATTGGACATCTTTTTCAAAATGTAGATGCCGTTACAACAGTGGTCAATGTCAAGCACGATGGGCATGAGATTGGCTTCAAGGCTCTGTTAACAGAGATTGAACGTGCCAAGCGATATGGATTTAGCGCATCTGAGCTGCAACGCACCAAAGATGTCATCCTCAATTATCAGGAAAAAGCTTACAACGAAAAGGACAAGCAGACATCACAAGGCTTTGTGGACGACTATGTCAAACATTTTCTTCAAGGCGAGTCTATTCCATCACAAGAATTTTTATATCAATATTATCAAAGAGAGGTCCCGCTGGTTACCTTAGCGGATATTCAGGGTTTGGTAGACCGATATTATGTAGACACCAATCAAGATATCTTGGTTATGGGGCCCGAAAAAGATAAAACTACCTTACCCACCCATCAAGATATCGATTTGTGGATCCGTGAAGTCCGTGACATGGAGTTGGCGGCTTATCAGGACCTCGATGTTAGCGCCCAGTTAATGTCTCCCCTCAAGGCCAGCCCTTCTGTCCAGTCCACTTCTTTTGACAAGAAGACGGGTACTACCCATTTCCGTTTACACAACGGGATACACGTATATCTGAAGACCACAGCTTTCAAAAATGACGAAATCAACGTCTACGCTTTTAGTCCCGGAGGATATTCCCAATATCCCGAAGTCGACTATCAGTCGGCTGTCAATGCAGTAGGTATGGTTACCAGTAGTGGGGTTGGGCAGTGGGATTCAAAGAGTTTGCCCAAACTGCTTGCTGGCAAGATTGCTGGAGTAAGTCCCTACATCAGCGAAAGATTTGAAGGGTTCCAGGCACAGTCTTCCAAGCGCAATTTGGAAGATATGTTTCAGCTCATGTATCTATACGGCACGGCACCACGTCTAGACAGTCTTCAGTTTCAAGGGTTGATTTCCAATTACAAAAGCTCATTAACCAACAGATATGACAATCCCCAGAATGTGTTTGCCGATACCGTAAATGCCATCCTCGGTCGTTACCATCCTAGACGTACGGGGCCGAGTCTAGCTAAAGTCGAGCAGATAGATGTCAATAGATCCTATGCGATATACCAAGAACGATTCCAAGATTTTTCTGATTTTAGTTTCATCGTAGTGGGCAATATTACCGCCGAAGAACTCGTACCTATGCTAGATACGTATCTTTCCAATCTCCCTGTGACCAATCGAAAAGAAAAGGGTACAGAGTTGGTGATACCTTCACCTACCGGTTTCTTGAAGAAGGAGATCCATGCAAATAAAGAAAACAAAGCCACGGTACAATTGGTTTTTTCTGGTCGATATAAATATAGCCCTCGTCATAATATGGTGATGAATGCGTTAGAGCAAATATTGGAATTCCGGATGACAGACAGGCTCCGCAAAAAAGAAAGCGGGGTTTATTCGCCTGGGGTTTCGGTCAGCTATAGTAACAAGCCTAGCGAAGAGTATCGCATCGGTATTTCCTTTGGCTGCGATCCCAATCGAGTAGACGAGCTTATTGCTGCGGTCGAAGAGGAGATTACTCGATTACAAGCAGAGGGACCTACTGCTGATGAAGTTCAGAAGTTTATAGCCGAAAAGAAAGTTTCCAACCAGACCTTAAGAGCTAGCAACAAGTATTGGGTATCCTATTTACTAGGTACGTATCGAGATAAGGCTAGTCCAGATAGACAACAGTTGAATGATGGACTTTTGGAAAGTCTTACACCGGCCAATATTAGAAAGAACAGTAGTCGATTCCTGTCTAAAAAAAATTATCAACAGTTTATTTTGCTACCCCACCAAGATATTCTTTAA
- a CDS encoding Gldg family protein: MKKIIRIARLELSLMFYSPIAWLILGIVFVQCAFVYTETLYDKETQQQLERPLTVLTRILFAGDSGVLPSIMEYMYLYIPLLTMGIFSREYQSGSIKLLQSSPVTIRQMVLGKYLSLMAYGFILILLLMAFIGFAYFSIARLDVSFIICDFAALFLLVCAYSAIGLYMSSLTAYQVVAAISTLAVLALLNYIGAVGQQYDWIRELTYWISISGRAENMVNGLITTKDLIYFILVILLFLSFTMLGLSHERSNENKFIKSARYLAVFAAVVVIGYLSSLPTTTVYFDTTRVKDRTLSVSGQEIVGRIRDSLKIITYTNVIDHKAAYGASQNRNADVGQFEQYQRFIPFMEMEYVAYYDSTESFGYDTTQTLVEKAKKSADALGFNFKRLYTPAQMKAYPWVAQEGNTFVRFVSYKGQMTPLRMYDDLMQYPKEPEISAALKRLLDGPARIGVVSGNGERSSNQMNEGGLKIIMNGPGQRGALYNQGFQLEQLDLGDGHRISDSLDAIVIADPQVPYTAQQVAKVKDYLDKGGNMLLLGDVKHHQVINPLMHLLGLTLEDGMLLQESENFELSLLQLHFDAAAADNGFKFYPKAKVVMNGASAIKVVEDKGFAITPLLYTDSATTWNKTGDIDLNKTKVTFDPSKDTKAKLPVAMILTRDIGKRTQKIMVSGDADYMSNAEMSRFNISSINAMFALRTFKWFTDGVYPVSGGREAGQDTVVTVSRSAINIQKILLIGLVPLVILGSGMYILRRRKRK; this comes from the coding sequence ATGAAGAAAATCATTCGTATTGCGCGGTTAGAGTTGAGTTTAATGTTTTATTCGCCCATTGCCTGGCTTATCTTGGGAATAGTTTTTGTCCAATGTGCATTCGTTTACACAGAGACACTCTACGACAAGGAGACTCAGCAGCAATTGGAACGTCCCCTGACCGTATTGACCAGAATCCTATTTGCTGGCGATTCAGGCGTATTGCCCAGCATTATGGAGTATATGTATCTATACATCCCGCTATTGACTATGGGCATATTTAGTCGGGAGTATCAGAGCGGCTCTATCAAGCTACTTCAATCTTCGCCCGTTACGATTAGGCAGATGGTGTTGGGCAAGTACCTGTCTCTAATGGCATACGGTTTTATATTGATTCTTTTGTTGATGGCTTTCATCGGGTTTGCATATTTCTCCATAGCGCGTCTAGATGTAAGTTTTATTATATGTGATTTTGCCGCTTTATTCCTTCTTGTTTGTGCGTATAGCGCTATTGGGCTTTATATGTCCAGTCTGACTGCCTATCAAGTTGTTGCAGCTATCAGTACTTTAGCCGTACTCGCCCTTCTAAATTATATCGGTGCCGTAGGTCAGCAGTATGATTGGATTCGCGAACTCACGTATTGGATAAGTATCAGTGGTCGAGCTGAGAATATGGTCAATGGATTGATTACCACCAAAGATCTAATTTACTTTATACTGGTCATCCTCCTGTTCCTATCCTTTACGATGTTAGGTCTCAGCCACGAACGTAGCAATGAAAACAAATTTATTAAATCAGCGCGTTATCTAGCTGTGTTCGCTGCGGTCGTTGTCATCGGCTACCTCTCGTCGCTCCCTACCACCACAGTTTATTTCGATACCACGCGGGTCAAGGATAGGACACTTTCAGTTTCAGGCCAGGAGATTGTCGGGCGCATTCGGGATTCCCTCAAGATTATTACCTACACCAATGTCATCGATCATAAAGCCGCTTACGGTGCCTCCCAAAATAGAAATGCAGATGTGGGGCAATTTGAGCAATATCAACGCTTTATCCCGTTCATGGAGATGGAGTATGTAGCCTACTATGATTCTACCGAATCCTTTGGTTATGACACCACCCAGACCTTGGTCGAAAAAGCTAAAAAATCGGCTGATGCCCTAGGGTTTAATTTCAAGCGTTTATACACCCCTGCTCAAATGAAGGCGTATCCTTGGGTCGCTCAAGAAGGGAATACCTTTGTTCGATTTGTGTCATACAAGGGACAGATGACGCCTTTGCGGATGTACGATGATCTCATGCAATATCCCAAGGAACCCGAAATATCAGCCGCTCTAAAACGACTCTTAGATGGACCTGCACGTATTGGCGTAGTTTCGGGCAACGGCGAGCGGTCCAGTAACCAAATGAATGAAGGCGGTCTCAAGATCATTATGAATGGGCCGGGACAGAGAGGAGCCCTTTACAACCAAGGCTTTCAATTAGAGCAACTTGATTTGGGAGACGGACATCGTATCAGCGATAGTCTTGATGCTATTGTCATTGCCGATCCACAGGTTCCTTATACGGCACAACAAGTCGCCAAGGTCAAAGATTATCTTGACAAAGGAGGGAATATGTTATTGCTCGGAGATGTCAAGCATCATCAAGTTATCAACCCACTCATGCATCTACTTGGACTTACTTTAGAAGACGGGATGTTACTACAGGAAAGCGAGAATTTCGAACTTTCTTTATTACAACTGCATTTTGATGCCGCGGCAGCTGATAATGGTTTCAAATTTTATCCCAAAGCCAAAGTTGTTATGAATGGTGCTTCCGCCATTAAAGTAGTCGAGGACAAAGGCTTCGCTATCACACCTCTTTTATATACCGATAGTGCTACCACTTGGAATAAGACCGGAGACATCGATTTGAATAAAACCAAGGTCACCTTCGACCCTTCCAAAGATACAAAGGCAAAGCTGCCCGTTGCTATGATACTGACCCGAGATATAGGGAAGCGTACGCAAAAAATAATGGTTAGCGGAGATGCCGACTATATGAGCAATGCGGAGATGTCGCGGTTCAATATCTCGAGTATCAATGCGATGTTTGCACTCCGTACGTTCAAATGGTTCACAGATGGGGTATACCCTGTTTCAGGAGGTCGAGAAGCTGGCCAGGATACGGTTGTGACAGTCAGTCGGAGTGCTATCAATATTCAAAAAATTCTTCTCATCGGGCTGGTTCCTTTGGTTATTTTGGGAAGCGGTATGTATATCTTAAGAAGAAGAAAACGTAAATAG
- a CDS encoding ABC transporter ATP-binding protein, with protein sequence MTNSIASIKNLSHKYTKNWAIKDINFEITEKGILGLLGSNGAGKSTTMNILCGVINQTEGDVFVDGINIRQHPVAAKRLIGFLPQKAPLHLELTVDEYLTYCAFLRDIPSDKVKEAVESAKHKCGIAHFSNRVLSNLSGGYQQRVGIAQAIIHSPKLVVLDEPTNGLDPNQILEVRKLIKEIAQDRSVILSTHILSEVQATCDRIIMIEHGHVVFADTMHAFNNYVEPNSLVINLDNPPSIAELSDISQIKEVVSISEHSFRLIFEDGTQITQHLIALSAARGWGLSEIYLEKSSLDGIFAQLSTVTNKEV encoded by the coding sequence ATGACAAATAGTATAGCGAGTATTAAGAATCTATCGCATAAATACACTAAAAATTGGGCCATAAAAGATATAAATTTTGAAATTACCGAAAAGGGGATTTTAGGGTTACTGGGGTCCAATGGTGCCGGTAAGTCGACCACCATGAATATTCTTTGCGGCGTCATCAATCAGACGGAGGGAGATGTTTTCGTGGATGGGATTAATATTAGACAGCACCCTGTGGCGGCCAAGCGATTGATTGGTTTTCTACCTCAAAAAGCCCCTCTTCATTTAGAGTTGACCGTTGATGAGTATTTAACCTATTGTGCCTTCTTACGGGATATACCTAGCGACAAGGTCAAAGAGGCCGTCGAGTCGGCCAAGCACAAATGCGGTATTGCTCATTTTAGCAATCGCGTATTGAGCAATCTTTCTGGAGGTTATCAGCAGCGGGTCGGGATTGCACAAGCTATCATTCATAGTCCGAAATTGGTCGTATTGGACGAACCTACCAATGGCTTAGACCCCAATCAGATATTAGAAGTCCGCAAATTAATCAAAGAGATTGCACAGGATCGGAGTGTCATTCTGTCTACGCATATCCTTTCCGAGGTACAGGCCACTTGTGATCGCATCATTATGATTGAGCACGGGCATGTTGTGTTTGCGGATACCATGCACGCCTTTAACAACTATGTAGAGCCCAATTCCCTTGTCATCAATCTGGATAATCCTCCTTCCATAGCGGAGCTGAGTGATATCAGTCAAATCAAGGAAGTCGTCTCCATTAGTGAGCACAGTTTTAGATTAATATTTGAGGATGGCACCCAGATTACCCAACATTTGATTGCGTTATCTGCAGCCAGAGGATGGGGACTGTCTGAAATCTATCTAGAGAAGAGCTCTTTGGATGGCATCTTCGCACAATTGTCCACTGTCACCAACAAGGAGGTCTAG
- a CDS encoding Gldg family protein → MTKIFRVAKLELQILFYSPIAWVVLIIFMIQGGMALADSLFAEETSQQLAYELSNLTNKIFAGKLGFFSTILRKIYLYIPLLTMGIISREISSGSIKLIQSSPVTNLQVVLGKYLALLLYGFGFIVILGGLVLTAGLAVDHMDYGYMVSALLGIYLLIAAYSAIGLLMSSLTSYQIVAAISTLAVLAALNYVGVLAQGNEVLREVTYWLSLAGRTDHFINGMISSKDALYFILVIIMFVGLTVMKMGEGRVVRSSVAQVLRYVAFIGVVVVAGYVSSIPQFSKFLDLSRFQANTLTSNSKAVISQLDQPVHMTTYANILHPHGRLATLKWRKFDEKQFEQLTRFIPSMTNSYVLYYDHVPVYADSSVNILDRAQKAALALGLDFSQVLSPEELKRVVDLKKETTGFVRFVHHGQDSVPLRMFMDAQAYPSESEIASALKLFVTPSPVIGFLTGHDERSPSKLGDKSYNKVLLELTNRNALINQGFTIRELTLQELEHGDTNLAVLVIADPYQAFTEPEQAVVKRYIQRGGNICLMSEPGKAHLINPLLADLPVKIQEGQVYQLSKDLDLDLVQATPPKAMVDKFGFSKKKKSIIALSGATSIAVAPLLGDYHYEPILLSNATSSWKDKVDIAAMDAQHLPASLPHSSSVMAAVLTKAKQKIMVVGDADIWSNGELSRNNLNTVNGEFATQLFKWFSDGEFPVDITRPTPLDNKILVERTHIEYMKYAWAGALPLLLGIIGALLLIKRKQK, encoded by the coding sequence ATGACAAAAATATTTAGAGTAGCAAAGTTAGAGCTACAGATTCTTTTTTACTCCCCTATCGCATGGGTAGTGTTGATTATATTTATGATCCAGGGAGGGATGGCGTTGGCTGACAGCCTATTTGCCGAAGAGACCTCTCAGCAGCTGGCTTATGAATTGTCGAACCTGACCAATAAAATCTTCGCCGGCAAGCTAGGTTTTTTTTCAACCATCTTGCGGAAAATATACCTCTATATCCCGCTGTTGACCATGGGTATCATTAGTCGAGAGATTAGTTCCGGTTCCATCAAACTGATCCAATCTTCCCCAGTCACTAATTTGCAGGTCGTACTTGGCAAATATCTTGCGCTATTGCTTTACGGGTTTGGTTTTATCGTGATACTTGGAGGTTTGGTCCTTACGGCAGGCCTTGCTGTGGATCACATGGATTATGGGTATATGGTGTCCGCCCTCCTCGGCATTTATCTGCTCATTGCTGCATATTCGGCTATTGGACTGTTGATGTCCAGTCTGACCTCTTATCAGATTGTGGCCGCCATCAGTACCTTAGCGGTATTAGCTGCCCTTAATTATGTAGGCGTGCTTGCTCAGGGCAATGAAGTACTGCGAGAAGTTACGTATTGGCTTTCACTCGCTGGCCGCACCGATCACTTTATCAATGGCATGATCAGCAGCAAAGATGCATTGTATTTTATACTGGTTATCATCATGTTTGTGGGATTGACCGTGATGAAGATGGGCGAGGGTAGGGTTGTCCGCAGCTCGGTCGCCCAAGTCCTTAGATATGTAGCTTTCATCGGGGTAGTTGTCGTTGCCGGGTATGTATCCTCTATTCCACAGTTTAGCAAATTTTTGGATTTAAGTAGGTTTCAGGCCAATACGTTGACTTCCAATTCCAAAGCTGTCATTTCTCAGTTGGATCAACCCGTACACATGACCACCTATGCTAATATCTTGCATCCTCATGGCAGGTTAGCCACACTCAAATGGCGAAAATTTGACGAGAAGCAGTTCGAGCAACTTACCCGTTTTATACCAAGCATGACCAACTCTTACGTGTTGTATTATGACCATGTCCCTGTATATGCCGACAGTAGTGTCAATATTCTTGACAGAGCTCAAAAAGCCGCTTTGGCCCTTGGTCTAGATTTTTCACAAGTATTGTCGCCAGAAGAGTTGAAGCGGGTCGTGGATTTGAAGAAAGAGACCACTGGGTTTGTACGCTTTGTCCATCATGGACAAGATAGCGTTCCTCTTCGCATGTTTATGGATGCCCAAGCTTATCCATCCGAATCTGAAATTGCTTCTGCTCTCAAGCTTTTTGTGACGCCATCACCCGTAATCGGTTTTTTAACAGGACATGATGAGCGTAGCCCCAGCAAGTTGGGCGACAAGTCTTATAACAAGGTACTATTGGAGCTGACCAATCGTAACGCACTCATCAATCAAGGATTTACTATCCGTGAACTCACCTTGCAAGAATTGGAACATGGCGATACCAATCTCGCTGTGCTTGTCATTGCCGATCCTTATCAAGCTTTTACCGAGCCTGAGCAAGCGGTAGTTAAGCGGTACATCCAGCGAGGGGGCAATATTTGTCTGATGTCTGAGCCCGGTAAGGCACATTTGATTAATCCGCTATTGGCTGATTTACCGGTCAAGATCCAAGAAGGACAAGTCTATCAGCTTTCCAAGGATTTAGATCTAGACTTAGTTCAGGCAACTCCTCCCAAGGCCATGGTCGATAAATTTGGATTTTCCAAAAAGAAGAAATCGATTATTGCTTTGTCAGGAGCGACTTCGATAGCTGTGGCGCCACTACTTGGCGATTATCATTATGAGCCTATCCTTCTGAGTAATGCTACATCATCTTGGAAAGATAAGGTAGATATCGCGGCGATGGATGCCCAACATTTACCCGCATCACTACCTCATTCATCATCTGTGATGGCGGCTGTGTTGACCAAGGCCAAGCAAAAAATTATGGTAGTAGGAGATGCCGATATCTGGAGCAATGGCGAGTTGTCAAGGAACAATCTTAACACGGTAAATGGAGAATTTGCAACCCAGCTATTCAAATGGTTTTCTGACGGAGAGTTTCCTGTGGATATCACTAGGCCTACACCTTTAGACAACAAGATCTTGGTTGAAAGAACTCATATAGAATATATGAAATACGCTTGGGCCGGTGCACTTCCACTTTTATTGGGGATTATCGGTGCATTATTATTAATCAAAAGAAAACAAAAATAG
- a CDS encoding PKD-like family lipoprotein, which translates to MKKNRNYCLLMGILICFGISCKDDLSTLDVHKLPNIEVDTVGQSTITVNQFDKFELDPKIKLEGITEADLEYEWSVNTTPKKTDYVTIGDTKKVSFEVNLLPNASLDAYQLRLKVTDKKNHLDYLMGWPLNVKNGIGEGVVVVETYDGVSTDFSHLMSPLVTPDYDKETIRYRILSGVNGHTIDGLVTQLRYTRSKPDGTILLGSTERSLFSVKTLDYSLGADDQRLFFTPQPSYGASYLTGMSQFDVAVINGRLFSTWLQLGAYGAPFSTPYIIPDVMVTNAFPGDVNVRNSFYIEKEGLFAYQSSMLSGSDREIYPVPASTNGPFNPAAVLNKLNVAAGVNTDMDFLHLLKDKSTGKYELYVLEKAGWHTTDWYVIPSRPKARIDLSAAPEIDKAEHFLLLDNQKVILYATKQKIYAVMYGTQTATYSLRYTSQGADEITALSVYQQANYPMAGPPYFERNNKQLLMGTHDGTGGKVHILPLINEGVANIDVPNIKVYDGFGKIIKFATQL; encoded by the coding sequence ATGAAAAAGAATAGAAATTATTGCTTGTTAATGGGGATTTTGATATGTTTCGGAATTTCTTGTAAAGATGATCTCAGCACCCTGGATGTTCACAAACTTCCAAATATAGAAGTAGATACAGTGGGCCAAAGTACCATTACCGTTAATCAATTTGACAAGTTCGAACTTGATCCCAAGATTAAGTTGGAGGGTATTACAGAGGCCGATCTGGAGTACGAATGGTCTGTCAATACCACCCCCAAAAAGACCGATTATGTAACCATTGGGGATACCAAAAAGGTGTCCTTCGAGGTTAATCTGTTGCCCAATGCATCGTTAGATGCTTATCAACTTCGCTTGAAGGTGACCGACAAAAAAAACCATCTGGACTACTTGATGGGTTGGCCCTTGAACGTGAAAAATGGTATTGGTGAAGGTGTGGTAGTTGTGGAGACCTATGATGGTGTCTCTACTGATTTCAGTCACCTGATGTCACCCTTAGTGACACCAGACTATGACAAGGAGACCATTCGTTATCGTATCCTATCTGGCGTCAATGGACATACTATAGATGGCCTGGTCACACAATTGAGATATACAAGGTCCAAACCCGATGGCACCATTTTATTAGGCTCCACTGAGCGTTCCCTATTTTCGGTCAAGACATTAGATTATTCATTGGGGGCTGACGACCAGCGACTGTTTTTTACGCCACAGCCTAGTTATGGAGCCAGCTATCTGACAGGGATGAGCCAATTCGACGTAGCGGTCATCAATGGCCGACTTTTCTCTACTTGGTTGCAATTGGGGGCATATGGCGCACCTTTTTCTACGCCTTATATCATTCCTGATGTTATGGTGACCAATGCTTTTCCTGGAGATGTCAATGTCCGGAATAGTTTCTACATCGAGAAGGAGGGGTTGTTTGCCTATCAATCCTCTATGCTTTCGGGAAGCGATCGTGAGATTTATCCAGTACCTGCGTCTACTAATGGTCCATTCAACCCCGCCGCTGTGCTCAATAAGCTGAATGTTGCGGCAGGCGTCAATACGGATATGGATTTTCTGCATCTCTTGAAAGACAAGTCTACCGGTAAGTACGAGCTGTACGTATTGGAAAAAGCTGGCTGGCATACTACTGATTGGTACGTGATTCCATCCCGTCCAAAGGCACGTATCGATTTGTCTGCTGCTCCCGAAATCGACAAAGCCGAGCATTTCCTTTTGTTGGACAATCAAAAGGTCATCCTATATGCCACTAAGCAAAAGATATATGCCGTAATGTATGGCACGCAGACAGCCACTTATAGCCTGCGCTATACTTCGCAAGGTGCGGACGAGATAACTGCTTTAAGTGTGTATCAGCAAGCTAACTATCCGATGGCGGGTCCGCCCTATTTTGAGCGTAATAATAAGCAGCTCTTGATGGGTACCCATGACGGTACGGGCGGTAAGGTCCATATCCTGCCACTCATCAATGAGGGAGTTGCCAATATTGACGTTCCCAACATAAAGGTCTACGATGGATTTGGGAAGATTATCAAATTTGCCACTCAACTATAG
- a CDS encoding DUF4843 domain-containing protein has translation MNRYYRTWSILTFLVVSLLLSCEKSDPLSFSAAPGISFQYGIGGKESAINYSFLGKSDPTHTVKIPMIITGFPSDKDRVFDIQIVQDELTTATPEQYEILASTVHAGNSIDTLYIAVKNSEDLESSVAKLHLAIKENDNFQLGIQEKDDFLLQWSDQAIMPTWGVYFRTFFSAAGSTKAYRIFVETTGLTNFVAADFKNYLQAGAEALGTEFGNYIKQWNLDHPDDVLVHDDGTQAGKPIVPVYYDKSKYR, from the coding sequence ATGAATAGATATTATAGAACATGGAGCATACTTACCTTTCTGGTCGTATCGCTCCTCTTAAGTTGTGAAAAATCCGATCCGCTTTCTTTTTCGGCGGCTCCGGGCATTAGTTTTCAATACGGTATCGGCGGTAAGGAAAGCGCTATCAACTACTCTTTTTTAGGGAAAAGCGATCCGACACATACCGTCAAGATTCCGATGATTATTACCGGCTTTCCTTCTGATAAGGACAGAGTTTTCGATATACAGATAGTGCAAGACGAGCTAACTACCGCTACCCCGGAGCAATATGAGATCCTAGCATCCACTGTGCACGCAGGTAATTCGATCGATACATTGTACATCGCCGTCAAGAACTCCGAAGATTTGGAGTCTTCGGTTGCTAAATTACATCTGGCTATCAAAGAGAATGACAATTTTCAGCTCGGCATCCAAGAGAAGGATGATTTTCTCTTACAGTGGAGCGATCAGGCTATTATGCCGACTTGGGGCGTCTATTTCCGAACATTCTTTAGTGCTGCCGGTAGCACCAAGGCCTATCGCATATTTGTAGAGACTACTGGACTTACAAATTTTGTCGCCGCAGATTTTAAGAATTATCTACAGGCTGGTGCCGAAGCATTAGGGACAGAGTTTGGAAATTATATCAAACAATGGAATCTTGATCACCCGGATGATGTCTTGGTACATGATGATGGGACCCAAGCTGGAAAGCCAATTGTACCCGTCTATTATGATAAGTCAAAATATAGATAG